A window of the Trichoderma asperellum chromosome 4, complete sequence genome harbors these coding sequences:
- a CDS encoding uncharacterized protein (EggNog:ENOG41) — protein MAAVSSTPRVHDPDSVAAVREFLQDAVALYRDVLALYHDGDASVEGSPSLPDELLSAHHARLRDSVLALASVQPVAVGPDMPHPLTTVPGACYKVGQDLVLHLDRFTRPDYELQPESSFRDLWPARDVAALGTRLQHLSQQFRDDVDPTFEVRRLPLLEFVTADEKKDVWGDSRDALQQDEPQDQEKEKPKMRRINIVPGDNVYIEVPVRHRATPDSIVHDYILDVLSYKSMHYREQEVTRAHSETFEWVFQRSSSNDSEDEAKNEGAEHQFSTWLRGEELGPIYWITGKPGSGKSTFIRFLFDHDSTMERLKIWAKNKPVFTAGFFFWTSGSREQRSQAGLLRSLLHQFLSAYPELTSAAFPHLWKKLKGLTTKERVALELDFSIADLLEAFQAAIDAAVPKMNICLFIDGLDEFEGDHLAIIDFFKNLCLGQSIKICLSSRPWAVFQNAFEYAVPNLRLQDLTYEDMYRYTKDRLRENTQIRRLLKNDAAAGEELIQQAVQKSDGVFLWVRLALNEMIRTFQQETGLAGLSKILAILPIELSELFYLFFFENQDEAKLAEAAVIFGLMNARELVADFISNDAANALTVWELAFALRGSEDDVAAVKEEPKQASATMAYERCLETISLILKRFSGLLGVHARRDSGNARSLRFSGKENHMNEAFEAAERRVTYIHRTVRDWFMEEPGVMARLVSKTPENFDPHLRLLRSYVLQMKNSLEEIEHHRQLDEWWPGIALALTHARYVQNDPDHLERTMVNEVDKTISWYWLPKPEDPYDHWARYGLGPYRVFKSAAPLWQPFLCLATRFGLTKYVAEEVTARNAIEGEIPAEKKELQTPESTPLLAYATEFLCSRKKTIFPLSDIRLVEFLISNQCRINPGVNHDYTDFETHKPRTPWITLLRHLRDARRRNWIEYYDVDPEGTARWAGIVKLFVEVGGANKEAAVVKDSWDPEITALGVMELLEGTYGAVEMKELVKMVERTGEE, from the exons ATGGCAGCAGTGTCCTCTACTCCCCGTGTGCATGATCCGGACTCTGTGGCTGCCGTGCGCGAGTTTTTGCAGGATGCTGTTGCACTCTACCGCGATGTGCTCGCTCTTTATCACGATGGTGACGCTTCTGTTGAAGGCAGTCCTTCCTTGCCAGACGAACTCTTGAGTGCTCACCATGCCCGGCTCAGAGATTCTGTCCTGGCGCTTGCGTCTGTTCAGCCTGTCGCCGTCGGCCCTGATATGCCTCATCCTTTGACTACTGTGCCGGGAGCCTGCTACAAAGTTGGACAAGACCTTGTGTTGCATCTTGATAGATTTACTCGCCCAGACTATGAGCTTCAGCCCGAATCCAGCTTCCGTGATCTTTGGCCTGCTCGTGACGTTGCTGCACTGGGAACGCGACTTCAGCACTTGAGCCAGCAGTTCCGTGATGATGTTGATCCCACTTTCGA AGTTCGCCGACTGCCATTGCTTGAATTCGTCACTgcggatgagaagaaggatgttTGGGGTGACAGTAGAGATGCTTTGCAACAAGACGAACCACAAGatcaagagaaagaaaagccaaaaatGAGACGCATCAACATCGTGCCGGGCGACAATGTATACATCGAGGTTCCTGTTAGACATCGAGCGACTCCCGATTCTATTGTGCACGACTATATCCTTGATGTTCTCTCCTACAAGAGCATGCACTATAGAGAGCAGGAAGTGACAAGGGCTCATAGCGAGACGTTTGAATGGGTGTTTCAGCGCTCATCATCTAACGATTCTGAAGACGAAGCAAAGAACGAAGGAGCAGAACACCAGTTTTCGACGTGGCTCCGAGGCGAAGAACTTGGGCCCATCTATTGGATCACTGGAAAGCCTGGATCTGGAAAATCTACGTTTATCCGATTTCTCTTTGACCATGACTCTACAATGGAGCGACTGAAAATCTGGGCAAAGAACAAGCCCGTCTTCACGgcaggcttcttcttttggacCAGTGGATCTCGCGAGCAACGTTCGCAGGCTGGTTTGCTGCGCTCTTTGCTTCATCAGTTTCTCTCTGCATACCCGGAACTTACTTCGGCTGCGTTTCCGCATTTgtggaagaagctcaagggtTTGACGACGAAAGAGCGAGTTGCTCTGGAGTTGGATTTTTCCATTGCGGATTTGTTGGAGGCGTTTCAGGCGGCGATAGATGCGGCAGTGCCTAAAATGAACATTTGCTTGTTTATTGATGGGTTGGATGAGTTTGAAGGCGATCATTTGGCAATTATTGATTTTTTCAAGAACCTATGCTTGGGGCAATCGATCAAGATATGTTTGTCGTCCCGCCCGTGGGCTGTCTTTCAGAATGCGTTTGAGTATGCGGTGCCGAATCTGAGGCTGCAGGATCTTACTTACGAAGACATGTATCGGTATACCAAGGACAGATTGCGCGAAAACACTCAGATTAGACGGCTGTTGAAGAACGATGCTGCGGCTGGAGAGGAATTGATTCAGCAAGCGGTTCAAAAATCGGATGGAGTGTTTCTTTGGGTGAGGCTCGCTCTAAATGAGATGATTCGCACCTTTCAGCAGGAAACTGGGCTCGCTGGTTTATCCAAGATCCTTGCTATATTGCCAATTGAGCTCAGTGAACTGTTCTATCTGTTCTTCTTTGAGAACCAGGACGAAGCAAAGCTAGCTGAAGCGGCTGTCATTTTCGGACTCATGAATGCGCGAGAGCTTGTGGCCGATTTCATCTCTAATGATGCTGCCAATGCGCTTACAGTGTGGGAGCTTGCATTTGCTCTCAGGGGTAGCGAGGATGATGTGGCTGCGGTCAAAGAAGAGCCGAAGCAGGCGTCTGCCACCATGGCATATGAGCGCTGTCTAGAGACAATAAGTCTCATCCTGAAGCGGTTTTCTGGCCTTCTCGGCGTTCATGCGCGCCGTGACTCTGGGAATGCTCGCAGCCTCCGGTTTTCTGGCAAGGAGAATCATATGAACGAGGCttttgaggctgctgagcgaCGGGTGACTTACATCCATCGCACAGTCCGCGACTGGTTCATGGAGGAGCCCGGCGTGATGGCTCGTCTGGTAAGTAAGACACCGGAAAATTTTGATCCCCATTTGCGACTGCTGCGGTCCTATGTTCTGCAGATGAAGAATTCTCTCGAGGAGATTGAGCATCATCGCCAGTTGGACGAATGGTGGCCGGGCATTGCCCTTGCTTTGACGCATGCAAGATACGTGCAGAATGACCCGGACCATCTTGAGCGGACCATGGTGAACGAAGTTGACAAGACTATTTCGTGGTATTGGCTGCCTAAACCTGAAGACCCGTATGATCACTGGGCAAGATACGGCTTGGGACCATACCGGGTGTTCAAGTCTGCTGCGCCGTTGTGGCAGCCGTTTCTTTGCCTGGCTACCAGATTCGGCCTCACTAAATACGTGGCGGAAGAAGTAACGGCTCGCAATGCCATAGAAGGTGAAATCCCAGCCGAGAAAAAGGAGCTTCAAACTCCTGAATCGACTCCTCTGCTGGCCTACGCCACAGAGTTTCTCTGCTCCCGCAAAAAGACAATCTTCCCGCTCTCTGATATTCGACTGGTTGAGTTTCTCATTAGCAATCAGTGCCGCATCAATCCGGGCGTGAATCACGACTACACCGATTTTGAGACGCACAAGCCTCGCACGCCGTGGATTACGCTGCTGCGACATTTGCGGGACGCGCGCAGGAGAAACTGGATCGAGTACTACGATGTTGATCCGGAGGGTACTGCGCGGTGGGCGGGGATTGTG
- a CDS encoding uncharacterized protein (SECRETED:SignalP(1-27)~MEROPS:MER0003299) — protein sequence MPSHTSLSSSLFTALTLTLTSLPPTIAILSPLPLIVNTWSGPFTSATDAAFLSLANSSNALDAVQAGCQACQNNQCDHTVGFGGSPDESCETTLDALIIDGETLNAGAVANLRRVKDAIGVARHVLDYTQHTLLAGEQATQFALENGFEEESLSTKDSLKTCYGWRKNHCQPNYRLNVHPDPFSSCGPYSPLLSSISSTTTSATSSISQPHSSSSNSQQSSHDTLSLIALHPSSSMAACTTTNGASHKIPGRVGDGPIPGSGSYVDSTVGGCGATGDGDIMMRFLPCYQAVESLRRGLTPQQAADDAVRRILARYPDAKTGVVVVDNRGEHAAAASGWEFSYSYRSGGMERTEVVRVKSLNEDEVVVESGSLEEL from the coding sequence atGCCTTCTCACACATCCCTCTCATCCAGCCTCTTCACAGccctcactctcactctcacttcCCTTCCCCCAACCATCGCCATATTAtcccctctccccctcaTAGTCAACACCTGGTCCGGCCCCTTCACCTCCGCCACCGACGCCGCcttcctctccctcgccaACTCCTCCAACGCTCTCGACGCCGTCCAGGCCGGCTGCCAGGCATGCCAAAACAACCAATGCGACCACACCGTCGGCTTCGGCGGCTCTCCCGATGAATCCTGCGAGACCACGCTCGACGCCCTCATCATCGACGGCGAAACGCTGAACGCCGGCGCCGTGGCCAACTTGCGCCGCGTCAAGGATGCGATTGGGGTGGCAAGGCATGTGCTTGATTACACGCAGCACACACTGCTGGCGGGCGAACAAGCAACGCAGTTTGCTCTAGAGAATggctttgaagaagagagtcTATCAACAAAGGATTCGCTCAAAACTTGTTATGGATGGCGGAAGAACCACTGTCAGCCAAACTACAGACTCAACGTCCACCCAGaccccttctcctcctgtGGACCATACTCGCCACTActctccagcatctcatcaACAACTACATCAGCCACCTCTTCAATCTCACAACCtcactcctcctcctccaactCCCAACAATCCTCCCACGACACCCTCTCCCTCATCGCCCTccacccctcctcctccatggcCGCCTGCACAACCACCAACGGCGCTTCGCACAAGATCCCCGGCCGCGTCGGCGACGGCCCCATCCCCGGAAGCGGCTCCTACGTCGACTCCACCGTCGGCGGGTGCGGCGCCAccggcgacggcgacatCATGATGCGCTTCCTGCCCTGCTACCAGGCCGTGGAGAGCCTGCGCCGCGGCCTGACGCCCCAGCAGGCCGCGGACGATGCCGTGCGGAGGATCCTTGCGCGGTATCCGGATGCGAAGACGGGGGTTGTGGTGGTGGACAATAGGGGGGAGCatgcggctgcggcgagtGGGTGGGAGTTTTCGTATTCTTATAGGAGTGGTGGGATGGAGAGGACGGAGGTGGTCAGGGTGAAGTCGctgaatgaagatgaagtcgtCGTAGAGTCTGGGAGTTTAGAAGAATTGTGA
- a CDS encoding uncharacterized protein (TransMembrane:1 (o23-45i)~EggNog:ENOG41), with amino-acid sequence MNNSSSDNNNNNNGGGGNNNADFVVAAVALVVSVVALLATFMQVLQQYYASAQGYSLCNEKVMGGWAKTKTRRFRLDELRFEVQFDVPVIFVSPPTNKHGPVVGADIYYLDGSEKSQKDTNTTSKLDLRKAYHDRSRKEQIHTSDNEIAAWYVLLFAAQRMEAESREWQEDEFKDFGPPSDLFPPKPPALASHHTLTVAVQRKRKSWDTMPISVNKPYATTTMCHLIEMMAAIGVYWKEFDRKRDRYWGEGNGFLILGERLSDPGLMFSFQVNGQCTFKRNRVVPVDEIKELCFGYVPTVYREKDDQRRLKPPSDEQQNLTTLLMGNSREISETLTAIGCNNNTTRVFLEEGRRTSHLFPISFEILGMLSRIFHIEGSNFTFLPNPTPHSWDKRSVSLPRMLAAFFSKTQPGGGEHNSLVITRYRRHITEILNYQAEEKEEKALDRWLLLKSLHAAVDDTDEVLTARTKLQRHNGHGAEGDSEKSHDQHELHDQPSDAERHDSRRELVQDVLRHHIQEVLRLLNQQEDLNSDGQSYRTSARGLSPRPRLKVPTRPFEEMDEAGPEDRQKILMDVYFDNIRPVVKLNALNSATNRRSSIVKSPLSINSRPQSLARESIFKSRERSPSTRGNHVEFAEGKPKISVTVEEAPEVTYEGSLADLEVSHDDIWCTLVFRMICWLMLHNFNKKDVQLPKSELLGSRMPVYIS; translated from the exons ATGAATAACTCCAGCAGcgacaacaataacaataacaatggcggcggcggcaacaaTAACGCCGATTTTGTCGTGGCCGCCGTGGCTTTGGTGGTGTCTGTCGTGGCACTGCTGGCTACGTTCATGCAAGTGCTGCAGCAGTACTATGCGTCCGCTCAGGGCTATTCCCTCTGCAATGAAAAGGTCATGGGCGGCTGGGCCAAAACTAAGACGAGACGATTTCGGCTAGATGAACTGCGATTTGAGGTCCAGTTCGATGTGCCTGTCATATTCGTGTCGCCGCCAACAAATAAGCATGGACCCGTCGTAGGGGCTGACATCTACTATCTGGATGGCAGCGAGAAGTCCCAGAAAGATACAAACACGACTTCAAAATTGGATCTACGCAAAGCATACCATGATAGATCCAGAAAAGAACAGATTCACACCTCTGACAATGAAATCGCCGCATGGTATGTTCTGCTCTTCGCTGCTCAGCGCATGGAGGCCGAGTCGCGAGAGTGGCAAGAGGACGAATTCAAGGATTTTGGGCCTCCAAGCGATCTTTTCCCGCCCAAACCACCAGCACTGGCAAGTCACCACACTCTAACAGTTGCTGTCCAGCGCAAACGCAAGAGCTGGGATACTATGCCCATCTCCGTCAACAAGCCATATGCCACCACTACCATGTGCCACTTGATAGAGATGATGGCGGCCATCGGGGTATACTGGAAGGAATTTGATCGCAAGCGTGATCGTTACTGGGGCGAAGGAAACGGTTTCTTGATCCTGGGCGAAAGGCTTAGTGACCCCGGGCTCATGTTCTCGTTCCAAGTCAATGGCCAATGCACCTTTAAGCGAAACCGCGTCGTCCCCGTTGACGAGATCAAGGAACTGTGCTTCGGCTATGTTCCCACCGTCTATCGTGAAAAGGATGATCAGCGGCGTTTGAAACCTCCAAGCGATGAGCAGCAAAATCTTACCACCCTCTTGATGGGCAACTCGCGAGAAATTTCAGAGACTTTGACTGCTATCGGCTGTAACAACAATACAACTAGAGTCTTTTTAgaggaagggagaagaaCATCTCACCTCTTTCCTA TATCCTTTGAGATTCTCGGCATGCTAAGTCGGATATTCCATATCGAGGGTAGCAACTTTACTTTCCTCCCCAATCCAACACCACACAGCTGGGACAAGAGATCAGTTTCCTTGCCCAGGATGCTAGCGGCTTTCTTTTCAAAGACACagcctggaggaggagaacaTAATTCTCTAGTCATCACGCGGTATAGGAGGCATATTACTGAAATATTAAACTATCAGGCcgaggaaaaggaggaaaaggctcTTGATAGATGGCTCCTCTTGAAATCACTGCACGCCGCTGTGGATGACACTGATGAAGTTCTCACGGCGAGAACCAAATTGCAGAGGCATAACGGTCACGGTGCCGAAGGCGATTCGGAGAAGTCTCACGATCAACATGAATTGCACGATCAACCTTCAGACGCAGAGAGGCACGATAGCCGGCGGGAGCTCGTTCAAGACGTCTTGAGACATCATATCCAAGAGGTGCTCCGACTGCTCAATCAACAAGAAGATCTGAATTCGGATGGTCAGTCTTATCGTACGAGCGCGCGAGGACTTTCGCCGAGGCCTCGGTTAAAGGTGCCAACTCGTCCTTTTGAGGAAATGGACGAGGCTGGGCCTGAAGATCGACAAAAAATCCTCATGGACGTGTATTTTGACAATATTCGTCCTGTAGTGAAGCTAAATGCTTTAAACTCGGCTACAAACCGAAGAAGCAGCATTGTCAAGTCGCCCCTCTCCATCAACTCACGCCCTCAGAGCCTCGCGCGTGAGTCAATCTTCAAGAGCAGAGAGCGTTCGCCTTCAACGCGAGGGAACCATGTAGAGTTTGCCGAGGGAAAACCAAAGATTTCTGTGACGGTTGAAGAAGCCCCAGAAGTCACCTACGAAGGCTCACTGGCGGATTTAGAAGTTTCGCATGACGACATTTGGTGCACGCTCGTTTTCCGCATGATCTGCTGGCTGATGCTGCACAATTTCAACAAGAAAGACGTCCAGCTGCCCAAGAGCGAGCTCCTGGGAAGTCGAATGCCTGTTTACATCTCATAA
- a CDS encoding uncharacterized protein (EggNog:ENOG41~TransMembrane:1 (o308-326i)) has translation MSSPAGLPLDATITIVNNSGKLISTGKQLLSIWKTAQTSYREKKTELSEGRAQERAAERAPPPVPVKRAQTFDTGRSIPRRQYDELSVASSARTYKSSIAKKQLPPVPNQLALTEGNLEKLSEVSSVAPSKAPSSYGGINNNNAMVVKGSFSRVDPPMALQKVQPRMVGRTRSDTEIEAQKRFSMGSDLHLAYGDIPPDLADRVDLDKHTAYSEEPTLYDEQQHIEDEREQAEQLIHKIENLLDEASCAQHSATAIITHLQERPDAAAAVALTLAELSGIITKLSPGFAAILKGTSPAIFALLASPQFLIGTGIAVGVTVVMFGGWKIVQRIAQNSVGAKKPMAYEAAAAPLPQIDNGVDEAIVLETVEVDISSIDTWRRGITTEFEAADMELMTPEADRVVRERRASGVPEDYFDSKSRKSSKTQHRSKTHSSSHSSSSHKSHRSKESSDRKSSSSGRRKSLESNSSGSLSLFKRSLSGSKKKSDEGSVKGGSVKNEEMTVKAKMRQNNNMLKALFKSKEHRQSIAT, from the exons ATGAGTTCGCCGGCCGGCCTGCCGCTGGACGCGACCATTACCATTGTTAACAACTCCGGCAAGCTCATCAGCACT ggcaagcagcttctctccatATGGAAGACTGCCCAGACGTCTtacagagagaagaagacggagcTCAGCGAGGGCCGCGCCCAGGAGCGAGCCGCTGAGAGGGCGCCGCCTCCTGTGCCCGTCAAGCGCGCCCAGACCTTCGACACCGGCCGCAGCATCCCTCGTCGCCAATATGACGAGCTCAGCGTGGCGAGCTCTGCCCGGACATACAAGAGCTCCATcgccaagaagcagctgcCCCCGGTCCCCAACCAGCTCGCCCTGACCGAGGGCAACCTGGAAAAGCTGTCCGAGGTGTCGAGCGTTGCGCCGTCAAAAGCGCCGTCGTCGTACGGGggcatcaacaacaacaacgccATGGTTGTCAAGGGCAGCTTCTCGCGCGTCGATCCGCCCATGGCGCTGCAAAAGGTGCAGCCTCGCATGGTGGGCCGCACGCGGTCCGACACCGAGATTGAGGCCCAGAAGAGATTCAGCATGGGCAGCGACTTGCACTTGGCCTACGGCGATATTCCCCCGGACCTGGCCGACAGAGTCGACCTGGACAAGCACACTGCCTATTCGGAGGAGCCGACTCTGTATGATGAGCAACAGCATATCGAGGACGAGCGGGAGCAGGCCGAGCAGCTGATTCACAAGATTGAGAATCTGCTGGATGAGGCGTCCTGCGCGCAGCATTCTGCGACGGCCATCATTACGCATCTCCAGGAGAGGCCCgatgcggcggctgctgttgcgcTCACTTTGGCGGAGCTCTCGGGCATCATCACGAAGCTGTCGCCCGGCTTTGCGGCTATCCTCAAGGGTACCTCACCCGCCATCTTCGCCTTGCTTGCGTCTCCCCAGTTCCTGATTGGTACTGGCATCGCCGTCGGCGTCACGGTAGTCATGTTTGGCGGCTGGAAGATTGTGCAGCGCATTGCGCAGAACTCGGTTGGCGCCAAGAAGCCCATGGCCTATgaggctgccgctgctccgCTGCCGCAGATCGACAATGGCGTTGACGAGGCCATTGTGCTGGAGACGGTGGAGGTGGACATTAGCTCCATCGACACGTGGAGGCGCGGCATCACTACAGAGTTCGAGGCCGCTGATATGGAGCTGATGACTCCCGAGGCGGATCGCGTGGTGCGGGAGCGACGGGCCTCTGGCGTTCCGGAGGACTACTTTGACTCAAAGTCGAGAAAGAGCTCCAAGACGCAGCACAGATCCAAGACGCACTCGTCTTCAcattcttcttcgtcgcacAAGTCGCACAGGTCGAAGGAGTCTTCGGAtaggaagagcagcagcagcggcagaagaAAGAGCCTCGAGTccaacagcagcggctcTTTGAGCCTGTTCAAGAGGTCCCTCTctggcagcaagaagaagagtgaCGAGGGCAGCGTCAAGGGCGGCAGCGTTAAGAATGAGGAGATGActgtcaaggccaagatgagGCAGAACAACAACATGCTCAAGGCGCTGTTCAAGAGCAAGGAGCACAGACAGAGCATTGCCACTTGA
- a CDS encoding uncharacterized protein (EggNog:ENOG41) gives MDGSVTKLATESSVDRLTTLSRDIEVKTRFLTDALRSKGLEAPSYQANGLSDFPLTEVEAVKARQELVALTKELHDLVLGPRESLKNMAWESISYIPLQAICEFKIAEAVPLTGSFSYEELAIRVHTLTGATILPSDLRRLMRLAIANNIFHEPKIGSVAHNRASLLLLEDESLASWAAFYTMDLLAPISQTVTAMKTWPGSQETNQTGVNIAFNHKDSFFDHLQADEARAKRYDLMLQSHGQREGYNLSHTVSGYPWAKLGEATVVDMGGNEGFVAIALAEAFPLLSFIVQDLEGMRTPEMTDKIPPHLSNRICLTTHDFFQPQTETADAYLFRHIFHAFSDKYAINILRALIPGLKPGARIIINDIVLPDPGVVSRLEEKSIRTMDVLMKAVCNSREREMDDWRSLFEQADKRYRWQGAWKTSGKLWFIESTWEP, from the exons ATGGATGGCTCGGTGACAAAGTTGGCCACAGAGTCATCTGTTGACCGATTGACGACGCTATCCAGAGATATTGAAGTGAAGACACGATTTCTGACCGATGCCTTACGATCAAAGGGCCTTGAAGCCCCTTCCTACCAGGCAAACGGTCTTTCTGACTTTCCCCTTACTGAAGTCGAAGCCGTGAAGGCCAGGCAGGAACTCGTGGCGTTGACGAAGGAACTGCATGATCTCGTTCTGGGCCCGCGAGAAAGCTTGAAGAATATGGCTTGGGAA TCAATCAGCTACATACCTTTGCAGGCAATATGCGAGTTTAAAATTGCAGAGGCCGTACCATTGACAGGTTCCTTCTCCTATGAAGAATTAGCAATCAGAGTACATACTTTGACTGGCGCCACGATATTACCATCAGATCTACGACGATTGATGCGCCTCGCAATTGCCAACAATATATTTCACGAGCCAAAGATTGGTTCGGTCGCTCATAATCGGGCATCTTTGCTGCTTCTAGAAGATGAGTCCCTGGCCAGCTGGGCAGCATTTTATACCATGGACCTCTTGGCTCCTATATCTCAAACTGTCACTGCCATGAAGACGTGGCCCGGATCTCAGGAGACCAACCAGACG GGTGTAAACATTGCCTTCAATCACAAGGATAGCTTCTTCGATCATCTGCAGGCGGACGAAGCCCGAGCGAAGCGATATGACCTGATGTTGCAGTCTCATGGCCAGCGAGAGGGATACAATCTATCACACACCGTTTCAGGATACCCTTGGGCGAAACTGGGTGAAGCAACTGTTGTTGAC ATGGGCGGTAATGAAGGATTCGTAGCAATTGCTCTTGCTGAAGCCTTCCCCTTGCTGTCCTTTATCGTGCAAGATTTGGAAGGCATGCGAACACCTGAAATGACGGATAAGATACCTCCGCATCTCTCCAATCGGATATGCCTCACGACACACGACTTCTTCCAGCCTCAGACGGAGACGGCGGACGCATATCTCTTTCGACACATTTTCCATGCTTTCTCGGACAAATACGCCATCAACATCCTCCGTGCGCTAATACCTGGCTTGAAACCGGGAGCTCGCATCATAATCAATGATATCGTGCTCCCTGACCCCGGCGTGGTGTCACGATTGGAGGAAAAGAGCATTCGGACGATGGACGTGCTGATGAAGGCGGTGTGCAATTCCCGGGAGCGGGAGATGGATGACTGGAGGAGCCTGTTTGAGCAGGCTGACAAGCGGTATCGATGGCAAGGTGCGTGGAAGACGAGCGGCAAGTTGTGGTTTATAGAGAGCACGTGGGAGCCTTAG
- a CDS encoding uncharacterized protein (EggNog:ENOG41), translated as MSTEVKIPASLEQESAIKRLDDNTFEANLSPSFCIGSVPNGGFVATVFLRVAREYLTPRNQPDTIAAHWEFLSRTASGRAILVVEEVKPGRSISVIHVSLYQTGLLPQAPWISSGTVNGRAKSEKVVVAYLTNRSIAAESGLTLNTGWSLQPKLPAVKDFSKLLTNEDPEWPPLDSIIQRKVAAVQQLHMYHCRESLEKSGTASLIDLWVCAKSGEPFRNTSLGFLVDVTASFVVEVQRLRTEKEEQAAGGELARKVAFWYPTLVMNLDVKKRLPEEGEKWLFIRSYSKKIYNGRSDIEIIICDRAGDVVALSHHVAMIVNFDRNTANRAVVKSKV; from the exons ATGAGCACCGAAGTAAAGATTCCTGCATCTCTGGAGCAGGAGAGCGCCATCAAGAGACTTGATGACAATACGTTCGAGGCCAATCTCTCACCCAGCTTCTGCATCGGCTCAG TCCCCAATGGCGGCTTCGTCGCCACAGTCTTTTTGCGCGTAGCAAGAGAATATCTCACTCCCAGAAACCAGCCCGACACCATCGCCGCCCACTGGGAATTCCTCAGCCGCACCGCCTCCGGCCGcgccatcctcgtcgtcgaggAGGTCAAGCCCGGCCGCTCCATCTCAGTCATCCACGTCTCCCTCTACCAGACCGGCCTTCTCCCGCAAGCACCATGGATCTCGTCTGGCACAGTCAACGGCCGGGCAAAGTCAGAAAAGGTTGTCGTTGCGTATCTGACAAACAGGAGCATCGCGGCCGAGAGCGGCCTCACCCTCAACACCGGCTGGTCGCTGCAGCCGAAGCTGCCTGCGGTCAAGGACTTTTCAAAACTGCTCACCAACGAGGACCCGGAATGGCCGCCTCTGGACTCGATCATCCAGCGCAAAGTCGCCGCCGTGCAGCAGCTCCACATGTACCACTGCCGCGAAAGCCTGGAAAAGAGCGGCACGGCGTCCCTCATCGACTTGTGGGTTTGCGCCAAGAGCGGCGAGCCTTTTCGAAATACAAGTCTCGGCTTCCTCGTCGACGTCACGGCGTCTTTCGTGGTGGAGGTGCAACGGCTGCGGACAGAGAAGGAAGAACAAGCCGCGGGGGGCGAGTTGGCGCGCAAGGTGGCCTTTTGGTATCCCACGCTGGTGATGAACCTGgatgtgaagaagaggctgccgGAAGAGGGCGAGAAATGGCTCTTTATACGGTCTTACTCGAAGAAGATTTACAATGGCCGGTCTGATATTGAGATTATCATCTGCGATAGAGCGGGGGATGTTGTCGCGCTGTCACACCATGTTGCGATGATTGTGAATTTCGACAGGAATACGGCGAACAGGGCTGTCGTTAAGAGCAAGGTTTAA
- a CDS encoding uncharacterized protein (EggNog:ENOG41), which yields MAHINPCPNPNIPPLRIELSDIPCNESDKYPDAVRAVKAYWRQATNITIEDQIEYKGLVENTHCHNKGGLPWGPIFFAIWSSCEASPIWAKFFFIKSLYCVLPPSFDTLMLCVFKSLQIEDFENDYRTHNPEPIRVKKHKGPEQLQPPEAKLKVNRSQPNASSPLEQSSPVVGGPASPVNNQPVTQRDLERLENRLKEHIDGHIKRIREGILAMFAEHAES from the coding sequence ATGGCACACATCAATCCGTGCCCTAATCCGAACATCCCTCCCCTTAGGATCGAGCTGTCCGACATACCTTGCAATGAGTCAGACAAATACCCTGACGCCGTCAGGGCAGTCAAAGCTTACTGGCGACAAGCAACGAATATAACCATTGAGGATCAGATCGAGTACAAAGGCCTCGTCGAGAACACACATTGCCACAATAAAGGAGGCTTGCCGTGGGGTCCAATATTTTTCGCCATTTGGTCATCGTGTGAAGCCTCACCCATATGGgcgaagtttttttttattaaatcgCTCTACTGCGTCCTACCACCTTCCTTTGACACTCTAATGCTCTGCGTCTTTAAGTCGCTTCAGATTGAGGACTTTGAAAATGACTATCGCACTCACAATCCGGAGCCGATCAGAGTGAAGAAGCACAAAGGACCTGAGCAACTCCAACCTCCGGAAGCAAAACTGAAGGTCAATCGCAGCCAGCCGAatgcctcctctcctctaGAACAATCATCTCCCGTCGTTGGTGGCCCAGCTTCACCTGTCAACAATCAACCCGTCACGCAACGTGATCTTGAGAGACTGGAAAACCGCCTGAAAGAACACATTGATGGCCACATCAAGAGAATTAGAGAAGGCATTCTTGCAATGTTTGCAGAACATGCAGAATCTTGA